The genomic segment GTACTTCATCGAGTCGGAGGTGACCTTCGACGGCCAGACCTGGCGCGACCTTTACGCGGAGGAACTCCCGGAGGAGCTGCGGGAGGGCGGGGCGGGCGGCGCGGCGAACTGACCGCCCCTTCCCGGTGGCCGCGTCACATCTTCGGCGGGCGCGGCTTTCCGCTGTCCCAGGCGTGGCGGATGACCCGCACGACCAGCCACAGGCCGCCCAGCAGCAGCGCGAGCAGGAGAAGGGCGAGCAGCAGTTCAATGGGACCGATGCCAGGCATGGGGCAGCGTACCCCGTGCGGATTCGTCCGATTCCTGAACAGTCGGGAGGGCACCGACTGTTCATCCATCTCCCGAAATCCATGCTTTTTCCTTCTCCCTTCGGTCGGATTTCCGGGTGTTCAGGGCACCCTTCAATCGGAATCCGTATCACTCCTGCGCCCCTTCATCCGGTGGGTGCCGCACCGTGCTAGACCGGCCCATGCGCCGCCCGCCCCTCCGTGCCCTCGCCCTGGCCGGTGCCCTGCTGGGTCCGTCCGTCTGTTCGGCCGCCCTCGCCGCGCCGGACATCTTCGTCGCCTACCCCCCGCCGGGGCACCGGGTCGCCTCCGACCACGTGCTGCTGGAGGGCAGCGTTCCGCCGGGGGCAACCCTGCGGATCGGCGGCCGGGCGGCGGAGGTCGGGCCGGACGGCCTCTTCATCCTGTGGTGGCCGCTGCGGGTGGGCACCCAGGACCTGCGGCTGGTGAGCACCCTGCGCGGGCAGACGGGCACCCGCATCCTGCGGGTCACCCGGACGGTGCGGTCGGTGCTGCCCGCCACGCCGACCGCCATTGATGCGGCCAGCGTGCAGCCCGCGCACGACCACACCTTCTGGGACGCCGCCGGGGACAGCGAGGCCGAGCGCACCGTCCCGGTGGCCTTCCGGGGGTCGCCGGGGGGCCGGGCCAGCGTGCGGGTGGGGGAGGGTCCGGCCACGCCACTCCGCGAGGTCGCGCCGGGTGAGTACCGGGGCGGGTATGTCCTGCCGCCCACGCAGGCCCTGGCCGCCGCCCCGGTCACCGTCCACCTGACCGGGCGGGACGGGCGCACGGTGACGCGAACGGCAGCGGGCCGCCTTTCCAACCTGCCCGGCGCCGCCCCGCAACTCGCCGTGCAGCGCCCCGGCACCGTGCCTGGCCGTGCGCTGAACCCGGCCGACACGCTGCTCACCACCCCCTCGGGCGAGCCGCTGCTGTACCCCCGTGAGGGCATGACCTTCCGGGCGGTGGGCCGCGTCGGGCCTGACCTGCGGGTGCGCCTCGCGCCGGGACAGGGGGCGCTGGTGACGGCGGCGCAGGTGGAGGTGCGGCCCGGTGCCCCGGCACCCGTTCTCGCCGGGGCGCTGCGGGTGGAGGGTCTGGAGGGTGCGCCCACAACGGTCGTTCCGGCCCTGCCCCTCGCCGCCGCCCTCCCGGTGCTGCCTCCGGTCCCCGGACCGACCCCGCCCACGGGTGACCTGCGCCTTCGCCTGCCGCTGGGTGGGATACGGGTGCCCTTCACGCTGACGCAGGCGGAGCCGGGGCGCCTCGTGCTCACCGTATACGGGCTGGCGACGCTGCCCGCGCTTCCACCGTCCACCGCCGATCCTTTGCTGGCTGGCCTGGACGTGACCACGCCCGCGCCCGGCGTCTCCCGCCTGACCCTGAGCCTGAAGGCCGCGCAACTGTGGGGCTTCGCGGCGGGTTATGAGGAGGGCGACCTCGTGCTGAGCGTGCGCCGCCCGCCCCTGCTGGACCCAGCGCGGCCCCTCGCCGGGCGGGTGATCGTGCTGGACGCGGGGCACGGCGGCACCCAGAACGGGGGAGCGGGGGCGCTGCGGGTGCCCGAAAAAGACCTCGTGCTGCCGATCACCCTCCGCGCCGCCGAGCTGCTGCGGGCACAGGGGGCTGACGTGCGCCTCACGCGGGACGGGGACGTGACGCTGGGACTGTACGAGCGCGGCCTCTTTGCCGAACTGGAGGAGGCCGACCTCCTCGTCTCTGTCCACGCCAACGCCCTTCCCGACGGGCGCGACCCGCGCGGCATTCGTGGCCCGGAGGTCTTCTTCACCCACCCACAGGCGCAGGCCCCGGCCGCCGCGATTCTGGCGGCGCTGCGGCGCACGCTGCCCGACCTCGGCACGGGCGCGGGCCTCAAGCCGGGGGCCAACCTCGCCCTCACGCGGCCGAGCGGACAGCCCAGCCTGCTGGTCGAGACGGGTTACCTCACCGACCCCGGCAATCTGCGGCTGCTGATGTCCCCGGCAGGGCGGGAGCGGCTGGCGCAGGCCATCGCCTCGGGAATCGCGGATTTCTATGCGGCGCAGGCGGCGAGCGGGGTTCAGCCGCCCGTCACGCGGACCCGCTAGGGTCTCTCCATGACGCGTCTCCTGTCGCTCGGAGCCCTGCTCGCCCTCTCGCTGGGAGCCGCCCAGACGGCCACGCCGCCCGTGCCGGAGGACGTGCGGGGCACCCTCTTCGCCCCCCGCACGGCGGAGGGGCCGCTGCGCGTGAGCCTCACCCTGCGCTCGTCGCTCGCCTCCCCGGTGGAACTGGATGCGGGCCGAGACTCGCGCCAGAACTGCGTCTTTGGCCCTCTCGTGCGTGTGCTGCGGGTAGGCACCCGCGAGGTCGTCTCCCCCGCGCCAGGCAGCGAGCCCCGGCTGTGCGCCCAGGACCTCCGAATCTGGCGACTGGCTGCGGGCGGCGGGGTGACCCTCACGCGGAACCTCGACCTCCCGCCCGGCGAGTACATGGTGGAGGGCTGGTTTGCCGGGCGGCTCGGCGGCAAACGGGTCAGGGTGCCCGCCCAGCCCGTGCGGGTGACGGTGCGGGGGGAGTAGCCCTCAGCCCCCACCCAGCCGCGCCTCCAGCCACTGCGCGGTTTCCTCGGCGCCCATCTGCCGGGCGGCCTCCACCGCCGTGAAGCCGCCCGCATCGCGGCGGTGCGGGTCGGCCCCGTGGGCGAGAAGCTGCTCGATCATCTCCCCGCGCCCGAACATTGCCGCGAGCATCAGCGGGGTGCGGCCGTCCGGCCCGGCTCCGTCCACCTGCGCCCCGTGCGAGAGCAGCAACTCCAGCATCGCCCGGTCGCCCCGGAAGGCGGCGGCCCCCAGCGGCGTCTGGCTCCGGTCGTTGAAGAGTTCGGGGTCGGCGCCGTGTTCCAGCAGCAGCCGGGCCGCTTCATGGTGGCCGTGGTAGCTCGCCAGCATCAGCAGGCTGTCGCCGCGCTGGTTGAGCAGATTGGCGGGCAGGCCGCGCTCCAGCAGCGGCCGCAGCCGCTCGGCATCCCCGAATCGGACCAGTTCCAGCACGTCTTGCAAGAAGGCGAGGGTCTCGGCGTCGGGCACGGGGCGGGTGGGGTCGGACATGGGCGCAGTCTGACGCTTGGGGGCAGGGGTGGAAAGGGGATTCAGGTGGGGGTCACCCTGGCCCCCTACGCTGGGGCATGCTCCGTCGCCTCTGGCTGCCTGCCGCCCTCGCCCTGGGGCTGGCGTCCTCCGCTCAGGCCCAATCCGCGCCGGTCCTCCAGTTCCGGCTGGAACCGGAGACGTACCACGCCTACCAGAACGACCCGCCTCCACCCCTGGCCCTCACCCTGACGCTGCGCAATCCCAGCGCCCGGCCCATAACCGTGACCTGCCGGGCGGTGGGCGGCCCGGTGCTGAAACGGTTCACGGAGGTTCAGGACGGCGAATCGGTCCTGCGCGACGAAACGGTGGGTGAGCTGCGCCCGCAGGCCGGGGCGCCCCTCTGCCGCCGCGTGGGCGAGCGGCTGACCCTGGCGCCACGCACGAGCTACACCTACACGCGGGCGCTGGGGCCGCAGACGGTCGGGGCACAGGTCCACTACCGCAGCGGCTGGAACGTCAGCGCGGCGGCGGGGTCGGGATGGTTGCGAAGCGGGACGGTGACGGCGCTGGTGGTGCCGGGGAGTCGCCCCACGCCGACGCCGAACCCGCAGGCATATCAGGATGCGCTGGAGGCCAGCCGCGCCCGCTGGTACACCCGCAGCAGCCGGTCCTCCCGGCCGGACACGCGCCTCTCCTTCGGCCTCGCGGACGAACTCTCGCGGCAGGCGTTCCTGGCAGAACTGAACAAGCGTGGGCTGGACCCCAGCCGGGTAGAGATCGAGGTCGCACCGCCTGTGCGCTTCCCGGCGAAGCCGACCCCGGCCCAGACCGCTTCCGTGACGGTCACGCCCGCCGCGCAGGGCTACCGCTTCACGTTGAAGGTGACGAACCGGACGGGCCAGCCGCTAGAGGTGGCCCAGAGCTATTGCGAACCGCTCGCCATCGAGCGTGTGCCCGGCGGCCTGCGGATGTGGCAACTCGGCAACGGTCCCTGCCCGGCCGTCGCCGCAGGGTCCATCACCCTGCGGCCCGGCGAGTCCACCACCAGCGAGGCCCGCTGGGACGGCCAGGACAGCCTCGGCCGCCGCGTGCTGCCCGGTCAGTACCGTGTGCGGCTGGCGCTGGGGCAGTTCGTGGGCGAGACGGTCTTCACCGTGAAGTGAGCGCCCCCGCCGCTGTTAAACTTCCCTCTTATGGACCTCAAGGCACAACTCAAAGCCGCCGTCGAACGGGCCGCCGCCGACCTCGGCGCCCCGGTGGACGCGGCGATTCAGGAAACGCCCGCCAGCAAGCCCGGCGACTACGGCACCCCCGCCGCCTTTCAGATGGCAAAGGCCCTGGGGCAGAACCCGGCGCAGGTGGCCGCGCAACTGGCGCGGACGGTGCAGCTTCCGGCGGGCATCGCGCGGGTGGAGGCCGCTGGCCCCTTCCTGAACTTTTTCGTGGACGTGGGGGCCTTCGTCAAGGCCGTGGTCGAGACGCCCTTCGCCATGCCCGCCCGACCCGACAAGATCGTGGTCGAGCACACCTCGGTCAACCCGAACAAGGAACTCCACGTCGGGCACCTCCGCAACGTGGTGCTGGGCGACTCCATGGCCCGCATCTTCCGGGCAGCGGGGTCGCGGGTGGAGGTCCAGAACTACATCGACGACACCGGGCGGCAGGCGGCCGAGGCCCTCTTCGCGGTGTCCCACTACGGCCGCGAGTGGGACGGCCAGAAGAAGTACGACCACTGGCTCGGCGAGGGCTACGTGCGCCTCAACGCCGATCCGCAGAAGCCCGCGCTGGAAGAAGGCATCAGCGCCGTCATGCATCGCCTAGAGGCCGGAGAATTGCGGGGCGAGATCGAAGAGGTCGTCCGGGCGCACCTGGAAACCTGCTTCCGCCTAGGCGCCCGCTACGACCTGCTGAACTGGGAGTCGGACGTGGTGGGCAGCGGCTTTCTCTCGCAGGCGATGAACATTCTGGAGGTCAGCCGCTACACCTCGCGCCCAGCGGAGGGCAAGTACGCGGGCGCCTTCGTGATGGACGTGTCCGAGTTCATGCCGGGGCTGGAGGAACCCCAGGTGGTCCTGGTGCGCTCGGACGGCACCGCGATGTACGCCGCCAAGGACATCGGCTACCAGTTCTGGAAGTTCGGCCTCTTCGAGGGCATGAAATTCAAGCCCTTCACCACCGACCCCGAGGGCAACACCGTCTGGACGAGTGCGCCGGACGGCGATCCCGACACCGAGCGGCGTTTCGGGCACGCCGACGAGGTCATCAACGTGATCGACTCGCGCCAGGACCACCCGCAGACGGTGGTGCGTTCGGCCCTGGGCGTGGCGGGCGAGACCCAGAAAAAGGAGCGGTCCATCCACCTCTCCTACGCCTTCGTCACCCTGGAAGGCCAGACCATCTCCGGACGCAAGGGCATCGCGGTCAGCGCCGACGACGCGATGGACGAGGCCGAGCGGCGGGCGTTGGCGGTCCTGGCCCAGATCAACCCCGACCTCGCCGCCCGCGAGGATGCCCGTGAGATCGCCCGGCGCATCGGCATCGGCGCGATTCGCTTCGCCATGCTCAAGGCCGAGCCGACCCGCATCCTCGACTTCCGCTGGGAGCAGGCGCTCGCGCTTCAGGGCGACACCGCGCCCTATGTCCAGTACGCCGCCGTCCGCGCCGCCAACATCCTCCGCAAGGCGCAGGAGGCCGGGTACGCGGTGGACGGCACCGGGGCCGACTGGGAGGCACTCCCCGACGTGGACCTCACCCTCGCCAAGCAGGTCGCCCGCCTGCCCGAAGTCGTGGCCCAGAGCGTCCGCATCCACTCGCCTCACGTGGTCGCCCAGTACGCGCTGGACCTTGCTACCGCCTTCAACGCCTGGTACAACGCCAAGGACAAGGCTGGAAAACCCGCCACCAACGTCCTGCAAAGCCCCGAGGGGCTGCGCGAGGCCCGGCTGGCACTGGTGGGCCGGTTGCGCCGCGCCTTCGAGGAGACGCTGGACCTGATCGGGATCGAGGTTCCGGCGGCGATGTAACCGCCGAAAAGGGGAGAGGGCCTGGGAGACATTGCCCCAGGCCCTCTCCTTTTGCCTGCAGCCTCAGCGCCGCAAGGCCTGTTCCGTCGCCTGCGCCTCCAGCCGCCCGAAAAAGGCGGCGAGCTGCCCGGCCACCTTGGGCGAGAAGCGGTTGGCGCCGAGGTGCGGGCCGCTGAGCTGCACGAACTGGCTCGGGCCGGGGGCCGCGCGGTTTCTCAGGCGCACCGCGTTGGTCGTCATCGGCACCACGTCGTCGTCGGGGCTGGCGACAAGGAAGAGGGGGAGCCGGGGAGCCTGCTCGGCCAGGCTCAGGGGGTTGAGGTCGGGGGCGGGCTCGCCACCTTGAAGGCCGTAGGCGTGCCCGATTTCCGCCCGGCGGGTCAGCGCGGTGCCCCAGGCGTTCCGCAGGTCGGCCCAGCCGTCGATCAGGGCCACCCCACCCACCGGGTAGGGGCTGCCCGGCAGGGCGCTGCGCAGCGCGAGCAGTCCGCCCATGCTCAGGCCCAGCGCGTAGGTGCGCCCGTTCCAGGCGAAGTGCGACCCCGCCTCCTGGCGCAGGCTGGCGACCTGCGCGAGCGCGGCGGGGCTGCCCCAGGTGCTCTCGCCGCCGTCGTCGCTGAGCAGCACGGCCAGCGGTACGTCCAGCAGGGCCTCGACCAGCACGCTGACCTGGGGGCTGTCCAGCAGCCGTTCGGCGCTCTGGCCGCGCGGATGCGACACGACCACCAGCGCACACTCCTGGCGGTAGCACGCGGGCGGCACCCGCAGGAAGGAGGGGCCGCTGACCCGCTCCAGCCGCACAGTGTCGGGCTTTTTGGGGAGGGGCAGTGGAGGGACGGCAGCGGTGGCCGCCGCGCCCGTCACGGCGAGGGCGGCGGCCAGGGTCGTCAGCAGGGAAAGGGCGAGGCGGTGCATGGGCCGGGGCACTCTACCGCCCCGGCCATGACCCTGTCCTGACGTGCCCGCTGAGCACCCTCTCATGGGGCGGGAGGGTCGGGTGTCAGCGCCCGAAGATAAACAGCCCCAGCCGCTTGCCCAGCAGCAGGCGCCCGATCACCATCGGGACCAGCAGCGCGATCAGGAAGTACAGGGTCGCCGTCAGCGCGAGGGCGAGGGGGCCGCCGTCGGGAATCCCCACCCCGTACTCCAGAAATTGCAGCAGCGCGGGGTGAATCAGGTAGATGGGCAGGCTGACGGTGCCCAGCGTGGCGATGGCCCGCCGCAGCGTCCCCCCGCCCTCCGGCCCCCGCCGCTGCCAGGCGTAGGCCGCGCCCAGCAGCGTCAACGCCACCAGGATGGAATAGCTCCAGTTCAGCGCGTTGTAATGCAGCGGCACGGTGGGCTCACCCTTCAGGTTGCCCACGGCGGTGGGGAGGTACAGCGCAAAGACCACCGCCAGCGCCCCCAGCAGCAGCGGCAGGCGCTGGCGCCACCACGCCGGGAACTCGTCCAGCCGCGCTCCCACCCCGATCCCGGTCAGGACAGGCAGCAGGTACCACAGCACCGTGCTCGCCGGAAACTGGAGGGTCAGCACCTCGCGGTTGAGGAAGTACACCCCGAGTTGGACGGCCAGTCCCAGTCCCAGCATCAGCCCGATGGGGGGGCGGCGCCGGGCCAGGGGCAGCAGCAGCGGCAGCAGCAGGTAGACCTCCAGCGCCACCAGCAGGAAATACAGGTGGAAGCTCGCCTTGCCGTACAGCAGCCAGAAGCTCCAGCGCTCCGGGTCCGCGAGCTGCTCGGGCGGACGCTGGGTCGTGATCACGTACCACACGGCATACAGGGCGCTCCACAGCAGGTAGGGCCACGCCCCCCGCGTGACCCGCCGGGTGAAGTACCGCCCCAGGTCGAACTTCTTGAGCAGGCTGCGGGTCAGCACCACCGCCGAGAGAAAGACGAAGGCGGGCACCGCGAAGTGCAGGGTCCGGTTGAGGATCAGCAGCAGCTCGTACGCGAGCGACCCCGCCTCGGCGTGCCGCAGCGCCATGCCGCTGGTGTGGTGCGCCACGACCTCCATGATGGTCAGCCCCCGGAAGGTGTCCACCGCCGTGAGGCGCGGGGCGGCCGTGGCCCCCTGCTCCAGGGGCGCGGCAGGCGAGGTGGCCGGGACAGGCGTGGCGGGAGCAGGCTCGGACATCCGTTGCCACTCTACCCGCCCCGTGCATGAGGGGCGTCCATCCAAAGGCGGGGGCGGCTCATGGGTAGGGAAGACAGCCTAGCCTCGCCCCCGCACCTCGTACCCGGCCGCCCGCAGCAGGTCGGCTGCCCGCGCCACGTCGGCGGCACTTTCCAATCCCAACCGCAGTGCCCCGCCCTCCTCGCGGATAGCGAGCACCTCGATGTCCTTGATGTTCACGCCCGCGGCCCCCAGCGCCTGCGTCACTGCCCCGATCTGGTTGGGCCGGTCGGGCATGGCGACCACGAGGTCGTGCCGGGGCGGCAGCAGGCTGCGCCGCACCACCGGCAGGCTGTCGCGCGTGCGCTTGCCCTCGGCGGCGGCGGCGAGGAGGTCGCCGGGCCGCTCCAGATCGGCCTCCAGCCGCTCCAGCCCCCGGCGGAAACGGGCCAGGGCTTCGCGCAGGGCCTCCCGGTTCTCCACCACCATGTCGCGGCTCATCCGGGGGTCCCCACTCGCCACCCGCGTGAGGTCGCGAAAACCCCCCGCCGCGAGCAGGCTCAGCCGCTCGTCCCGCGCCACGAGGTGCGTCAGCGCGAGGCTCACGAGATAGGGGAGGTGGCTCACGGTCGCCACCAGGCTGTCGTGCGCCTCGGGCGGCATGACCACCGGGGCGGCCCCCAGCCCCTCCACGAGTTGCCGGGCGCGGCTGAGCGCCGTCAGCGAGGTGTGCTCGGTGGGCGTGAGGACCCACACCGCGTTTTCCAGCAGCGCCGCCCGCGCGTGCGTGACCCCGCCGCGCTCGCTGCCCGCCATCGGATGCCCCGGCACGAAGCCCCGTACCCCCAGCGCGTCGAGTTCGGCGGCGATGCCGGTCTTGACACTGCCCACATCGGTCACCAGCGCGTCCGGCGACAGAAAGGGGGCCAGCTCGCGGGCCAGCGGCCCCAGCGCCCCCATCGGCGCAGCGAGGACCACGAGGTCGCAGCCGCGCAGCCACTCGCCCGGCGTCGCCTGAACCTCGTCCACCACGCCGAGCGCCTCGGCCTCGCGCAGCACGTCCATGCTGGCGTCGTAGCCGACAACCCGCCGCGCCAGCAGCCGCTCGCGCAGCCCCAGCGCCACGCTGCCCCCGATCAGGCCCACGCCCGCGATGGCCGCACGCTCGAAAGGAACCGGGGAGGACGTGAGAGAGGCGGAATCGGCCATGCGGGTCACCGTAGCATGGGTCCCGGACGGGCGCTCTGGCTTGCAGCTCACCGGAGGCCCGGACTGTCGCGGTGTGTGACGCTCCTGTGATACCGGCTCGGCTATAAATGCCCTCGCGCCTATGACCGTTTCTTCATCCTCTGTACCTCAAGACTGCCCGGCCGCTGCCCCAGAGTTGATGCCCACCTTCCAGCCCTCCCGCACCCCGGCGTCCCGCCGCACCCGGCCACCGTCGTTTCTGGAAGCGATGGGACTGGAGGCCACGTACCTCCTCGGGAGGTTGGTGGAGGGGGTGCAGATGGTCGGAAGCTGCACTCGTGGCGCCCTTCACGACATGGCCCGGCCCCTGACCCGAGTACTGCTGCTGGCCCTGCCAGCCCTGCTCGCCACCCTGTGGCTGCCTGCCGAGACTGGGCAAGCCCTGCGCCTCGGCCTGCTGCTGACCGCGCTGGTCGTGCTGGCAGGGCAATTCCTGGTCAATGTGATCCGGCGCTGGAAATTTCGCGCCTACAGCTATTACCGCCGCTGACCCCCGTCTGGCCGGGACGACCTGGAACTGTGGACCGCCGCTCTCCAAACGGGAAGCGGCAGCCCTCATTGGTCGCCTCGGCTCTCCTCCACTCGGACGATCTGAGGAGTGAACCCTGTTGCCTACCCCCGGCGTTTGCGGCGGCGGTAGGTCAGCAGGTCGGCATACATCCGGGTGCGGGCACGCGCCCCCTTCCAGAAACCGCGCTTGGTTTCCTTGAGCACCTGCCGCACCTGCCCCAGCTCCACGTAGCCCCAGCGGGCGCCCGTCTCGCGCAGCCAGTCGGTGATGGGCGGCTCGGGCCAGCGTTCCTCGCCCAGCCGGGGCACCGAGAGCAGCCAGTCGCGGCGGCAGGCCCGCTGCCCGCTGAGGTTGGGGGTCAGGCGGTTCCCCCAGTCGCTCGCGAAACTGCCGCCTCCCTCGAACACCCCGATCGCCATGTCGAGGTCGCCCGCCAGCACGGGCGCCAGAAGCTGCTCCAGATGCTCCCGCGTCAGCCCCATCAGGTCGGCGTCCAGCATGACCACGAACTCGGCTTGGGTGGCCTCCAGCGCCGCCTTGAGCGCCGGACCCTTGCCCCGGTTCTCGCGCAGCGCCACCACCCGCGCCCCCGCCGCCCGCGCGACGTCGGCGGTGCGGTCGGCGCTGCCGTCGCTCGCCACGACGACCTCCGGGGTGAGTTCCAGCGCGGTCCGCACCACGGTCGCCACGGTTTCTTCCTCGTTGTACGCCGGAATCACGACGGCCACACGGGGAACGGGGGAGGGAACGGGCGACGACATCAGGCCGCATGGTACTTCACCCCCGGCCAGCAGACGAAAACCCCTCTCTGCGGGGGAGAGGGGCCAGGAGTGAGGGGGGCGGCTCAGCCCTTGCGGTGCGTCAGCATCTCGTGGCGGTGGACCACCTTGGCGCGGGGGCGACCCTGCTGCTCACCCTGGGCGAGTTCGTGGGCGTCGAGCACCTGCCAGTCGTGGTAGGTGTACACGTCCACGCCCTTGCCCCGCAGCAGGGCGTCCACGGCCTCGCGGCCGGGCTGGGCGGCGGCGGGGAGCGCCCCGGCCCCCGCGTCCGCGAGGAGCCCAGCGACCGTGTCCACCGCGTCTTTCTTGTTCGTGCCGATCACGCCGCTGGGACCGCGCTTGATCCACCCGGCGGTGTATTCACCGGGGCGGCCCTCCACCCGGCCCTCCACGTTGGGAATCACGCCCCGGCGCTCGTCGAAGGGCACGCCGGGCAACGCGACCCCCTTGTACCCCACCGAACGCAACACCATCTGCACGGGGAGCACCTCGTACTCGCCGGTGCCCACCGCGCCCCCCGACTCGTCCAGCACGTTGCGCTCGACCTTCAGGCCGCCCACGTGCCCGGTGCCGTCGTCCAGAATCTCGACGGGCGAGACCAGAAAACGCAGGTGGATGCGCCGCTCCTTTCCTTCCGGCGTGCGAACGGCGAAGTCGCGCAGCACCTCCAGATTTTTCTTCACGGTGTTGTCGGTGATCAGCGCCTCGGTCGCCTCGTCCACCTGCACCTCGGCGGGCTTGACGATGGGGTCGGCGGCGTTCAACTCGCCGAACTCGCGCAACTCCTTGGTCGTGAACTTGGCCTGCGCCGCGCCCCGGCGACCCAGCACCCACACGTCGCGGACGTGGCTGCGCTCCAGCACCGTCAGCGCGTGCTCGGCGATGTCCGAC from the Deinococcus sp. NW-56 genome contains:
- a CDS encoding N-acetylmuramoyl-L-alanine amidase; its protein translation is MRRPPLRALALAGALLGPSVCSAALAAPDIFVAYPPPGHRVASDHVLLEGSVPPGATLRIGGRAAEVGPDGLFILWWPLRVGTQDLRLVSTLRGQTGTRILRVTRTVRSVLPATPTAIDAASVQPAHDHTFWDAAGDSEAERTVPVAFRGSPGGRASVRVGEGPATPLREVAPGEYRGGYVLPPTQALAAAPVTVHLTGRDGRTVTRTAAGRLSNLPGAAPQLAVQRPGTVPGRALNPADTLLTTPSGEPLLYPREGMTFRAVGRVGPDLRVRLAPGQGALVTAAQVEVRPGAPAPVLAGALRVEGLEGAPTTVVPALPLAAALPVLPPVPGPTPPTGDLRLRLPLGGIRVPFTLTQAEPGRLVLTVYGLATLPALPPSTADPLLAGLDVTTPAPGVSRLTLSLKAAQLWGFAAGYEEGDLVLSVRRPPLLDPARPLAGRVIVLDAGHGGTQNGGAGALRVPEKDLVLPITLRAAELLRAQGADVRLTRDGDVTLGLYERGLFAELEEADLLVSVHANALPDGRDPRGIRGPEVFFTHPQAQAPAAAILAALRRTLPDLGTGAGLKPGANLALTRPSGQPSLLVETGYLTDPGNLRLLMSPAGRERLAQAIASGIADFYAAQAASGVQPPVTRTR
- a CDS encoding ankyrin repeat domain-containing protein — encoded protein: MSDPTRPVPDAETLAFLQDVLELVRFGDAERLRPLLERGLPANLLNQRGDSLLMLASYHGHHEAARLLLEHGADPELFNDRSQTPLGAAAFRGDRAMLELLLSHGAQVDGAGPDGRTPLMLAAMFGRGEMIEQLLAHGADPHRRDAGGFTAVEAARQMGAEETAQWLEARLGGG
- a CDS encoding arginine--tRNA ligase; this translates as MDLKAQLKAAVERAAADLGAPVDAAIQETPASKPGDYGTPAAFQMAKALGQNPAQVAAQLARTVQLPAGIARVEAAGPFLNFFVDVGAFVKAVVETPFAMPARPDKIVVEHTSVNPNKELHVGHLRNVVLGDSMARIFRAAGSRVEVQNYIDDTGRQAAEALFAVSHYGREWDGQKKYDHWLGEGYVRLNADPQKPALEEGISAVMHRLEAGELRGEIEEVVRAHLETCFRLGARYDLLNWESDVVGSGFLSQAMNILEVSRYTSRPAEGKYAGAFVMDVSEFMPGLEEPQVVLVRSDGTAMYAAKDIGYQFWKFGLFEGMKFKPFTTDPEGNTVWTSAPDGDPDTERRFGHADEVINVIDSRQDHPQTVVRSALGVAGETQKKERSIHLSYAFVTLEGQTISGRKGIAVSADDAMDEAERRALAVLAQINPDLAAREDAREIARRIGIGAIRFAMLKAEPTRILDFRWEQALALQGDTAPYVQYAAVRAANILRKAQEAGYAVDGTGADWEALPDVDLTLAKQVARLPEVVAQSVRIHSPHVVAQYALDLATAFNAWYNAKDKAGKPATNVLQSPEGLREARLALVGRLRRAFEETLDLIGIEVPAAM
- a CDS encoding S9 family peptidase gives rise to the protein MHRLALSLLTTLAAALAVTGAAATAAVPPLPLPKKPDTVRLERVSGPSFLRVPPACYRQECALVVVSHPRGQSAERLLDSPQVSVLVEALLDVPLAVLLSDDGGESTWGSPAALAQVASLRQEAGSHFAWNGRTYALGLSMGGLLALRSALPGSPYPVGGVALIDGWADLRNAWGTALTRRAEIGHAYGLQGGEPAPDLNPLSLAEQAPRLPLFLVASPDDDVVPMTTNAVRLRNRAAPGPSQFVQLSGPHLGANRFSPKVAGQLAAFFGRLEAQATEQALRR
- a CDS encoding acyltransferase — protein: MSEPAPATPVPATSPAAPLEQGATAAPRLTAVDTFRGLTIMEVVAHHTSGMALRHAEAGSLAYELLLILNRTLHFAVPAFVFLSAVVLTRSLLKKFDLGRYFTRRVTRGAWPYLLWSALYAVWYVITTQRPPEQLADPERWSFWLLYGKASFHLYFLLVALEVYLLLPLLLPLARRRPPIGLMLGLGLAVQLGVYFLNREVLTLQFPASTVLWYLLPVLTGIGVGARLDEFPAWWRQRLPLLLGALAVVFALYLPTAVGNLKGEPTVPLHYNALNWSYSILVALTLLGAAYAWQRRGPEGGGTLRRAIATLGTVSLPIYLIHPALLQFLEYGVGIPDGGPLALALTATLYFLIALLVPMVIGRLLLGKRLGLFIFGR
- a CDS encoding prephenate dehydrogenase; translation: MADSASLTSSPVPFERAAIAGVGLIGGSVALGLRERLLARRVVGYDASMDVLREAEALGVVDEVQATPGEWLRGCDLVVLAAPMGALGPLARELAPFLSPDALVTDVGSVKTGIAAELDALGVRGFVPGHPMAGSERGGVTHARAALLENAVWVLTPTEHTSLTALSRARQLVEGLGAAPVVMPPEAHDSLVATVSHLPYLVSLALTHLVARDERLSLLAAGGFRDLTRVASGDPRMSRDMVVENREALREALARFRRGLERLEADLERPGDLLAAAAEGKRTRDSLPVVRRSLLPPRHDLVVAMPDRPNQIGAVTQALGAAGVNIKDIEVLAIREEGGALRLGLESAADVARAADLLRAAGYEVRGRG
- a CDS encoding glycosyltransferase family 2 protein → MSSPVPSPVPRVAVVIPAYNEEETVATVVRTALELTPEVVVASDGSADRTADVARAAGARVVALRENRGKGPALKAALEATQAEFVVMLDADLMGLTREHLEQLLAPVLAGDLDMAIGVFEGGGSFASDWGNRLTPNLSGQRACRRDWLLSVPRLGEERWPEPPITDWLRETGARWGYVELGQVRQVLKETKRGFWKGARARTRMYADLLTYRRRKRRG
- a CDS encoding FAD-dependent oxidoreductase, producing the protein MSEQTFTPSLGRPLRVAVIGSGPSGIYAAEALTKQTALPVEVDVFDRLPTPYGLVRYGVAPDHLTIKSVTRAFEKVLSDPRVRFLGNVEFGTDLTHEEARSLYDALVYTVGASADRRLGIPGEDLQGSMSATEFVAWYNGHPDAAARELVLNAQGVAVVGVGNVALDVSRILVKTVEELRGSDIAEHALTVLERSHVRDVWVLGRRGAAQAKFTTKELREFGELNAADPIVKPAEVQVDEATEALITDNTVKKNLEVLRDFAVRTPEGKERRIHLRFLVSPVEILDDGTGHVGGLKVERNVLDESGGAVGTGEYEVLPVQMVLRSVGYKGVALPGVPFDERRGVIPNVEGRVEGRPGEYTAGWIKRGPSGVIGTNKKDAVDTVAGLLADAGAGALPAAAQPGREAVDALLRGKGVDVYTYHDWQVLDAHELAQGEQQGRPRAKVVHRHEMLTHRKG